The window CCAGACCTAGCGCGCAGCAGCCCACCACCGGCCAGACTCTGGGGTGATTGGGCaattgcagctgcagccacgCTGGTCGGAGCCGGAAACCATGATGCCATCACGCCTCGAGGCCTCAGCCGCGCTGCTTATCCCGATGGCCGAAGCCCGAACCGGCTGTGAACCGGCCCAGCGCCGGGGCTTGGGTGGGCTGGCGCACACCACCAGACGTCACTGCGAGCCGACCTGCCGGTAGGCTGAAGCTTGTCATGGCCAGTACATGgattcttaaaaaaaattgggaATGGATATCTATGCGCCATCGCCCACCCGGCGTTTTTCGCCCCAGTAGCATGCTTTTGTAAACATCCCCTTTCATCGCTTCGCCATGGTCTTGCCTCGCGCGGCTGCGGTGATAAAACGTATACGTGTGCCTCCATCATCGTCTGCGCATCGCCTGTGAAAACCCAGCATTCGCACGCATCGAGTCGGCCCAATGACAAAATCCACCGACGCTGACACCGGCCGTCTCAGGAAGCTGGTCGGCCGGCTTCTCCATCACAACTCCCATTCACACACGCCAAATCCCGATGATTCTGATACCGGCAGCGGCGTTGCCACGCCTGAATGGCTAGGCACGTACAGAGTGCCCTCGGCGTCGTCTCTCTCCGCGCCCAAGGGATATGGACGACATACGCAAATCTCCCTCGAGCTCTGGACTGCCGCCTACAACTCAATACGCAATAGCTTAAGATCTTCTGGTCTGGTGACCGTCTACGAGTCCATCTTGTGCCAGGAATTACCACATCAGTCCATCGGCGGAATTAACCAGACACTTCCGCGCGCCGACGACGATAGACTGAAGCAGCTGATCAGAATTACCGAATCGGGACTGAGAAAATGTCGAGGATCCAATTGTCCCGTCGACAACTATGCTCGAATCTTGGTCAAAATGTCCaagaagataataaaatCAGTCTGGGCCGACTACCCCTCTACCGCAGTGGCCTGGTCAGGCATTACAATCCTCACGCCGGTAAGATACTTGTTATCCTTTGGCACGTGTGTATCTGACTGAAACTAATCCGGGTTGGCAGCTTCTACTTGGCCCTACAATGCAGATAGAGGACATGAAGCGCGGCGCCGTACATGTCATTGGGCGTATCCCATGGTACATGCACTTATCAGAGCTACTGCTCGCCAGCGGATGGAAGAGTGACGCCGACTTCAACAGAGAGCAGGATGGGGTGAGGGAACGCCTGCTGAAACTATATCGCAAAGTCCTCGAATTCGAAATGAATTGCGTGTGCGCGGCAGCCAGTACTTGGAACAACGCAGCCAAGAACGTGGTTGGATGGCACGCGCTGGGATCGTTGGTGCGCGACATTGAGACGCTTGACGATGAGATTGCTGCGCTTATCAACAACTACATTGCCAGAGGAGTGGCAGAATCCATCTTGAGGTACAATTCAGATCTGAAGCTGGATCAAGTGGAGTGTCAAGGCTCTGCTAGGGATGGATCAGTCGGGTCTATTGGATCGATTGGATCCGTTGGCACCACCGGCACTACTGAAACTGCTGAAACCATGGAATCGATTGGTGCGCAAAGCAGTGAGCTCGACAGCCACCAGCCTTTTCAACTCGACGCAAGCAGCACTGCAGAAACCATTCCCGAGCCAGACGGCGTCGAGAGACTGATGAACAAACCCTCTACGGTGAGAGTGTGATGAATGCGAATTTGAGATCATGATGCGAATGATTTACGTCGATGTTATGCCAAATACTTGTACGTGTACTTTATCTGAATTGCGGCGTcttgaggaaaaaaaaaatagccttGGTTTTtgg is drawn from Trichoderma asperellum chromosome 4, complete sequence and contains these coding sequences:
- a CDS encoding uncharacterized protein (EggNog:ENOG41), yielding MTKSTDADTGRLRKLVGRLLHHNSHSHTPNPDDSDTGSGVATPEWLGTYRVPSASSLSAPKGYGRHTQISLELWTAAYNSIRNSLRSSGLVTVYESILCQELPHQSIGGINQTLPRADDDRLKQLIRITESGLRKCRGSNCPVDNYARILVKMSKKIIKSVWADYPSTAVAWSGITILTPLLLGPTMQIEDMKRGAVHVIGRIPWYMHLSELLLASGWKSDADFNREQDGVRERLLKLYRKVLEFEMNCVCAAASTWNNAAKNVVGWHALGSLVRDIETLDDEIAALINNYIARGVAESILRYNSDLKLDQVECQGSARDGSVGSIGSIGSVGTTGTTETAETMESIGAQSSELDSHQPFQLDASSTAETIPEPDGVERLMNKPSTVRV